The stretch of DNA CACGATTGAACCGTTTCTGTAAAGCATGCAACGAAAAGTGGAGCAGTGTTCGGTATTTTAATTCCTTTGGAAGACAACATCAATATAAAGTAAAAGTTCAGTGTCAGATATGACCAacgaaaggaaaaagaaatatacAGTTATGCATAATGAACTTTAACCTTCCAAACTCAAGGAAACATTGGTCAGCTAATTAGGGTAATCATAGAAATTGCTAATAATCATACACTACTAAAAAGAACTGCAGAGTATTGAATTAGCAAAGGGATCAAGGGCATTACAAGGTCTCCCTCAATCATGTACTTGCCGACCTCCTTACGGAGTGTGATGACCTCCTCCTCAGAGAGGTCCTTGGTGATCTTGTTGTCGAAATTGAGGTCCAAAAGGATCTGGCGGGAGCGTGACCGCCCAATGCCATGGATGTACTGCAGCGAGTACTCCACCCTCTTGTGGTTTGGAATCTCAACACCACCAATACGGATGCACTCAATCCGCAGGCCGCCGTGACCAATCCCTCCTTTCTGTCAGATCCCCAACAAACAGAAGAATGAGAATCACAAAAGAATCGCCAACATGAGCCTAGGTACGAAGGTTAATCAGAACGAGAATAACAAAGAACAACTCAATTACATGATCAACACATTGCTgtgcaatgaaatagtagcaTTATTGTTGACATTGTGCTTGGGGGGCAGGGGATTCATATGCCTAAATGGACATAAACATCAATTCCTACCATTGCGGTACGAATTCCCAAGTTACAGAAGACAATTCTTCGAAAATTCCGGACTCGAGTATATAGTTGCACGCATAAGCAGCATACGCAGAATTACAGACTAATGCCACACCATACTACCCTGCCTcattacccgcaaaaaaaaaaaactaccctACCTCATTAATCCCTTCCGTTCCAAGTACAAGGTCAAAGTCTCAAGGGCACGGAGACGTACAAACGCAAGCACACACAAACGGTCGTGACGAGGAGAGCAAGGACGGGCGGTCGCGACGGGGAGGGAAGGGCGGGGTGGTGGGAGAAGATGGCACTAACCTTGGGAGCGGGGAAGGATACGGAGGAGCTGCGGCCCCGGGTGGAGAGGGAAAGGGAGGAGGGTGCGATGGGGACGGAGACCATGGAAAGGGTCGCCATTTTCGCTCTCCTGCGGAGCCGCGCTTAGGGTGAGGGGCGTGCGCACTGCGCTGCTGTCTCGGTCTCTCGGATAGAAAAACCCGGGGCCGAGGGGGAAGACGATAAGGTTGTGCAGGCTGCTCCTAACGCGGGCCTGGTGGGCCTTACCAGAGAGGCTTATTTTGGTCTGGAAAAGGTCCATACCGACTCATTATCCTGATCTGGCCCTGCAGTGGACGTGGGCGGCTCAGGTCTAAGTTCCACCTCTTAAAACTCTTCCAAATTTTTGTGTGTTTCCTGTGTTTTATCTTAACATTATTACATTGAAAAGTTTCATGCGTTTCCCCTATTACTACGCGTTCCTGAGGAGGCAAGCTAGGGCGTCACTGCTCAACATTCCATTATCGCTGAAATGTCATGCCTAGGGTCATccaaaagactatcagagttctGACACACTAGTAACTTAGCAGAAGACATGAATGTATCTGTGTATTAAGGCCACCAATACCTCGGACCCAAATCTTCTTTTCAGGGTTTGGCAGCGAGGGCCGAGAAATGCAATCACTTGAAGGAACAAAACTAGCAGAATTCAGGTAAATCTGGTCGAAGTTGCACGATGACGCTACACGTTCCAAAGATCAATTCTGAACCATGCTACTAATATATCAGTAGCACACAGAAACCAAATAAATGAGTACAAAGCATTCTAATAATATCTCAGGACACAGCAACCAAATAACCGAGTACAGGGACCACTCAACTATGCTTACAAGCGACCAATTGAAAGAGGCGTAAAAGTGTCAGATGTAAAACAGGCTACCAGAGAGTGGATGAAAACTGAGTGCCAGGAACCCAGTACACAAAAGTTCAGTTTACACCACTACGGTAGGCATAATAAGGCTCTCTTTAGCAATATAATGTAATTATTGAATACTAAATAAGATGAAACCTCCCAAATGAGGGGGTGCAGTGGCAACGACAGAATCATTCAGACCATTGTGATGGTAGTGCATGTTCTCAAGTCCCTTCTCTCTCTGGTTATAGTTGCTCACCACCTCAAGGGTTCCCTAGCTCAATCAGATCTCACCTGCCATTAAGTACAGATTAGATTAGCATGGAAGTTCCTAGCAACGCGATAAGAGATTTTTTTTAAGTATGACATTACAGGAGAACGAGAACGGGATGCACATCTGCTCCTCGGGCTTCTGCTTGCAGATCTTCCACGAGAAGGCTGCAAAAGAGTTGAATGAACTGCACTGAACAAACCATTTTCACGATGTAGCATAGTTAAGCTTGGAATACTTACAGAAGAGACAGGGGATCGGGATCTTGATAGCGATCTGCAGAAGGTTCCAGAAACAAAATTCATTACTTAATGATGTGTTAGTAGCAATGAGATACAAAAACTGCTATCATTTGAAATACGCATAAAGAGGTTTCAATGAATTGGTTCACTATTTTTGGAGTTTATGCTCCCAATCAGGTAATAAGGTCATAACTGAAACTGCAAATAGGCAAACTAAGCAAGGTTTATCATATCTCCTACTACCTAAAAAAACGAAGTTCTGTTTACCTCTCGGCTGAATCCGCTCCCCCCCCCGAGTCTGCCCACGCTAAAAAAAAAACCCGGCATCCCCGTCTCCCTCGGTCCCTCCTTCCCGGTCCGCCCCCCCACGCCTTTCGACGGTTCCTCCGCCACGCTCTCGCTCTGCAGCCCCGCTCTTGCGACCCTCCTCCGCCAGCTCTCCTCGGCGCCGAGCGCTCCGCCGCCCCACTCTCGCACCGGCGGCCCTTGACCTGGGACACGGCGAGCTGAcccgcgcgctcctcctcctccgccagctcTTCTCGGCGCCGATGCTCCGCCGGCCTGCGCTCCTCGGCCCCACGCTCACGCCGGCCCGCTGGAGACCCGGTGTGGCGGCCCTTGACCTGAGATACGGCGAGCCGACCCGTGCGTCCCTCCTCGCTCCGCCGACCCGCGCGCGCCGAGGCCGTCATGGCGCTCTGCTCCGACGTCACCTCGCCCCAGTCCGGCATGACAGCCGCGCCTCCTCGCCGACTTCGCGTCGCCGCTCGGTCCCGCCCACCGCGCCTTCCGCGCCCTCACCGGATCGCGTGCTCGacggcgcgctgccgccgcctctgcttggCTGACCGGGGCAGGacgcctccctcccctccggCGCCCTCACGCTCCACTGCGCCGCACCAGCGCCTCACCCTCCACTGCACCTCGACTTCGCCCGGTGGCTGCTCGTCCCGCCCGTTCCCTTTGGTGAGTCTGCCTCGATTTCCTTGTTGATGCTTCTTCCTCTTGCCCTTGGTGAGTCGTGCCGGATTTGATTTGTCAGCCAAGCGGGGACGCCTCTCCACCCTTGCAGTGGTCACCAAATGGCTCCAGAGAGGTTATGAATTTGCTCCTTGAGTACAAACTCAGTCGATGAGAGGTGATATAATCAAATTAGTTTGGGTATTGATTGGTCTCTTGAAATATCAAAACACCAAGAGGATGTCATGTTACCTAGCTTGAGTGAATATATAAGTTATTGTCCCCTTCATATCTCGTGCACTTCCCTTCTATTTGCTTCTCTCCCTTATCTCCCTTTACCAGCTTCCTCTTTCCGATTTGTTTTGTCCTTCAGATCCGTCAGAGAAGACGAAGTGGCGCGAGCCCAACTGCTGCCGCTGCAGCAAGGACAAGATGGGCAAGGTCAAGAACTCGTGAGTAATTTTATTAGCCTGCAATTCCCTCTAACCCGCCACAGTCTTGCATCTCTGTTCAAGCACGAGCATTCCTAATGTAACCTCTTGCATCCTCTCCTTTAGCGTGTAGATTACTGAATGCACACCACGTTTGTTGCCGGAATTGGTGTGCAGTTGCTAGAGTGAAGATTCCCCGTAACACCATCCTCCTGGTCTCCAATGTCACAGTCTACCCACCAGGTGTTCGATTTAATGCTTATAATAGGATACTATTCTCCGGTAATATTTTTCTGTGTCATAATTTGTAAAAAGGTGTATCACATGTTTAGTAGCACTGTGGACTTCCAGGGATGAGATAAAGGAGGTCATAAACAAGGTAGGAAAAGAGGATGATATCAGAGAGGTGTCAAGTGATGAGATGGAATTTTTCCTTGTTCATGAGTTGTGGTTCACTTCTCTAACACAAGATGAGTGTGCAACTAACAAATCTCAGTCGGTTCGTGTTATCATATTGATCTCTTTGACATTAGCTTGTTGAAAGAACAAAATAATCCTTCAGTTTCAGATTGTGGTTTGTATAATTTTTTCCTCTATAGATTAATTTGAGATATTCATTGAAAACTAGGATATTCTGTACCAATTGCTAAACTGAATTGGAGAACTGTTGTTTTTCTGCACAGCAATGCAAATATCCTGGTGCTCTTTTGGGACAAGTGTTGTTTCTATGAAGAGAAATGAAAAAACTACTTCAAATACACTATATAGGTATACTCATTTGCTACCTGGTGCTATTTTGGGACAGTCACTGCAGAAGATTTTCTGCAGGAGGCATTCGGCTCACTATGATGCTTTTTTTATTCTGTACATTTTTCGAGTTATATGAGTTAGCTGAAGTTGCAGACTGATGGTATATTTTTTATGCAACATGCAACTGTTTTTGAAGTGCAACATAGTATACCTTGATTTTTGTATGCTACTGATATTGACTATTGGCCAGAAAATAATGTTGATAAATATGGCCTActaatgagtttttttttttgcgaccaTCTATATAGGAAAGAAATGGTTGCATATGGCAATGGATTTTACCTTGCTATGGTTGATGTGAATGAAAGAGTTTCTGGGAATTGGAGCCGGTCCAAAGTTCTATTGCACTTGATCTGCTATAAGGTTTGGAGTTCTGTTGGTGTTGAGCCATCCCTTTTTTTTGATAATATAGTTACATCCATGTTTGAATAGAAGCAAGAGCTTGTCAATGAGTTATTAGAACCTACAACTCACATCTGGAAACATATTTCAAGTAGATAGAGCTTGTCAAGGATAAGGTCAGTCACTCTGTTTATCTGGATGCTTTTTAAGCACGATTCTTTTGAGTTTTAGATATCGATAGACAAGCTCAGTATTTTCATGGTAAATGTAATGTATTATTTGCCTACACTGAATAGTGTTAGATCAGTTGCAAAGCAAAATAAATGCTAAATCCTTTGAGAATATGTAGAATTGTATTTCCACTTTCCTCTTATTTTTTTGGGCTAAGAGAATCTCTAATATTTGAAAACAACAAACAAGCAGTTTGAGAACATTGTCTGATACAATTGTTCAAAACTTTCAGAAACTAAATTGTCAGGTGAACCTTTggtttctttttcctctttctGTGATCCTCAATTATTTCTTGAAGTTAATGCGTTGTGTGCCCTTAGAGTTTCATGATCAAATCATATATTGTTCCTATCTTTCTGGGCAAGGCAAACATCAGTTTTCATTAACCAAATATCTCAATGAATGTGCGGTCTAATTCATCTGTCAATAGTTCAATGCATTGTAGGCTCACGTTGCCTCTCCAAGCTTCGACGTGCCAGCTCGACAGCTTGTCCTTCTGGTTCGACAGCCAACAGGACAAGTCCAAACAGGCGGGCATCGGGCAGAGCTCCATTCAGGCAGTTTGATAGCCGCATGAAGGGGATTAGAGTGGCATCTTATTGTTCCGGTGGAAAAGGAAATAAAGAGAACTCCGAAGTGCTAACAATAATGCTAACTGGGGAATTTGTTTCGTCTGTAGCAAGGTATGGGCACAAAACTACTTGAATTCCTGCATGTTCAttgatatagatgaatgtatgGAATCGAGCATGATCAATACTATTTCTCCAGCTGGTTACACATCAAACTTGCAAAAATTTCATTCTTGTATATCATGATATATGTGACTTCATATATTGCTTATTTGTGTatcatacaaaaaaaaatcttttatcacccgtagcaacgcacgggcattcaATTAGTCTCCTTATAAATGTCAACTTTTTTGAGCTAGAGCAAACTCAGAATGCACATTGACAAGAAAATACTTAAAAATATAATTTCTTTTGTGTGTGAAAGAAGCACCATATAGACTTCGAAATTTTTACCAGGATGGCAATATCAATTGAACAAAAACTTGTGAATTAACGTCCATTTATATTGAGCCATTGAAATTGAAGCACAATATATTCAACACACCACGAGGTCCACATGTCCTTACTGTCAGTCCTATCTTGCTCCTAGGACTGGTTGTAGCCCACTTGTCATACATGCATCACAATCCAGCTCTACTATCCAAAGTCCCAAACCATCCACTCCGATTCTCAATACATCCAATAATCAATCAATGCAATCCCCAGATCACCGGCATGGCCAGATCTAGGAAAAACAAAAGCAAACCTTGAGCAGTGCAGGTTGGCCAGCAAGCTCTTTATGTTTAATCAGTAATCACTAACCACAGAGTAAATTCAACTCATGCTAATTTAAAGAGAAATTGGTGCATCTGAAAAACATATCATGTGTGTTATAAGCCAGTAAGCATTCCAAAATATATCAAATTAAAATTCTGGCACCTAACTTTGTTTTTCTTCAAGCTTTGATAAAAAAACAATGAAACCGTTTCTTATGCAGCAGGCTCTGATTAAAATCTATGGTGAATATATGTGAGTTTCATATGTAGAGtccattttttttacttttaaaGTATAAAGTAGGAAACATAATTTGGGTCCACATATGTATACATTTGTTTGCTAAATATGCAGAAAAAACTCTGGGTTAGGGATTTATGAAGCTGATAAGGAGAGGACTGAAGCTTCGCCAtgagaaaaacaaaaacaaaagagaTGCCGCCACGTTAGAGAGATGACTGGTTGATACAGCAGCAGAAGTGACCAGAAAAAAATAGTTTTAAAAGAAGCTAAAATTCTGGTTACCCTATCCTTGTCTACTCTAGGCCATTTCCCTCCAACTTGGCATGCTTTTGAAGGATCAACACTCCCCACTTCAGCATTGCAAGATTTATATATAAGTTTGTGGTAGAGAAAGCTTAAAATTTTCAAGGAGCATGATCTAGAAGGTGCTTGAAAGTGTAGACCTGCACATGTGGAAGCTTGTATAATGCACGGCAGGCTCGAGGTTCTAGAAGGCTTTTTGTTTGTGGAACGTGCACCATATGGTAGGAAACAAATAAGTTTTACAATAATAAATGTGCCTCGCTTCGGGCTAGTTCACAAAATTATGGCATGCCTACATAAAGTGAGGCTTCCTTATTTTTTAGCACCATAGGTGTACTGCATGTCCACACCACATGTTGAAGATGACAAAGAACAAGATCTGATTGCTTTCACCATTTAATTGATGAGTAAGTACTAAGTATCATGTTCCTTCTAACAATAAATTTCCAGGCATAACATGCAGATTCAACCCAAGCAGTTACAATTTCACAAATGCACATTTCCCATCAATATATATTCACATACCTTTCATCCACAGGTGATGGTGACCGAGAAACAGATCTAAGTAAGAAACAACAAATAAGAATAGGTGCAAACAAACTTGGATGTCGAATTTGTGAGCACGTATACGTACTTCGGACTCCTGCTCCTGCTGTAACCGGGGCTTCTCGAGTATGAGCGGCTACGGCTTCTGCTTCGTGATCTAGCATCATACTCCCTCAACTATAATAGAATAACAAATCAACATAGTTTCATAATCAAATAGATATCATGCCAGGCATCTTAGCAATTTCTAAAACTAAATTGAGGAAAACAAGAGGACATACTCTGATATACGCCCTAGAAAATGCATTCCTGAACAGTGAGTCATCAAGCTTCCTGATCTGCAAGATGGAAAGAGAAAAATGCATAAGAGTAAAGCATGCCAAATGACACAGGAAAGAACACACATTTAATTAGAGCATTCTTTTCAAAAGTCGGACAGACCCTATAAAAAGGAATAAATGATACAAGTTAAAGATCATATTGAAAGCAATGAGTAAAAGACATGCAAAACTCACCGCATATTTCATGTCTTCATAGTTTGTATAATCCACAATTCCAATAGTTTCTGCAGcacaagaaagaagaagaaacaaatGTCATCAATATGTGGAAATTCAGAACAGAACCTGAAGATTTCCTATTTTAGAGGGACAATGAAGCAATAATTAAGGCCACATGATATAAAAAATTAGTGATCACATTTACGACCTTATGCTGCAATGAAACAACATAAAATTTAGGAGTGCTCAAACTACTAACCTCCGGcctcacggtatacatcagagaaACAAACATCACCAGCGCGCCGCATGTGGTCCTGAAATGTAATAAATTGAAGTTCTTTCCAGCAAAAATTACAAGCAGAAGTTAGTTACAAAGGCAGTACCTTCAGATCTTGCCACGATACTGATGAAGGTAAACCCGTGATCATAACTGTATGGTTCAGAAAATGTAACCATGAGAATCTCTGTAAGGAGCTATAAGTAAACTTTCTCAGAAGACAGAAGTACCAACCACGGTAATCAGAGCGCCTAGAAACACCTCCACGGCGTGTGCTGCTATAGCTGCTAGAACGATCATAAGAGTAAGACTGACCTCTTCCACCATGAGCTAATTCAACCTGAGTAGAAAACACATTTTCAGCACATAAGCGCAAGAAAAACCAAACCAGACTCCTCTTCAGGGAAAATGACTCAATAAATGAAACACATATCTTAGACTACATACCCGCAACCTGTAGTCATCAAAGTTATACCCATCACGCCCATAAATTGCGTCATCAGCGTCACGTAGGTCCTCAAACTACAAAAGCACCATATTTTTGTTAACCAGATGTTTGTTTGCATCAGAATGAAATTTCATATGCTAGATAGCTTTGGATTTTTAATGGTCAAAACATGATCTAAAATAGATTATAAAATGAAAAAGATTAATAGAGCTGTTGTTCTAAATTTAGAAGTAAGACCAAAGCAAAACATCTTCACCTCAACGAAAGCGTATCCAGGAGGTCTTGGAGGTATCTTCAGGTCAATATCCAAAATTCGACCATACTGCACAATCATACATTCAAGGAAAAATTAAGACAACTCAAAGACGAGTTCTTTGAAGGAAGCAAAAGGTGTATTGTCATACAAGATTCAACAAATATACTAAGGTCCAGTTTAACAAATCCCCTCACTTGTCCCATATCCAATCACAGTTAGGATCCGACCTTTCTCACAGACGACGGACCACTATGGGCAGGAGTTCAAAGGTTGATCTGTGTGAGAAGGTCTTGGTTCTTACTCCCCGCAGGAGTAATACAATACCGTGGGGGCTGTCTTCTCCCCGCAGATCAAGTTTTTTTACTGGCTATATGATATGTTGCCAACAAAGATCGATTGCATCGAAATTACAAAAGAATCACCTCCAATTCTGAACTTTAGCATGATTGCAGTTGCAGGAATGTCAAGTGAGATGGAGTAATGCCATATAGCCATGTCAGGATAAATGCAGAAGTTAGGCGCTCACAGGATAAATGAACAAGGCAGTTGTCGCTAAGGTTGTACAAAGGTAGCATGGGATATACTGTTCAGCAATAAATAAAACAtaatgagatcaaagctctcaagTACGCCACAATGATATATACAGCCACAACATGGACCAAGTAACAATGAGAACTAAACACTTGGGTACTCCTTCAAAGGAATGAACTCAACATAGGCCATAGCGATAATCTTAAGACCTCAAGGAAGCGCAGCTGATCAGAAGTGGAATCAACAATTTATCATGAGATTCAGATATGCAGATTGGGTGATGATGTCTTAGGCCCTCCGCAGTGTGGTAGTGGTGCCCAAAAAAATTGGACCCCACCATCAAAATTTGGAGTCACTCCTCCCAAGTAGCAGTGTGTTAAAATATCGGCACCGACGCTATCTGTAAAAGGAGGGCCCACGGAAGTAAAAATAATTGCCCAAGCCGTTTCTTTCGCGCGATGGATCCAGAAACCCCTCGTTCCCCTTGCCTCTCTCGTTCCTCTTTCCTCTTTCTCTCCGCTGACGAGCGCTACGAGCTGAGGAAACAAATTCCATGCCGATCTCTCCATCCCCCAAATAAATTGGCCTCTCTCCTTTCAGATCCTGCCTCCCTAGCCTGTCTCTTACTCCGATCTGGTGGCATCTGAAGGAGGCGAAGTTGGGTCGGGCCTGGAgaacagcggcggcgcaggagaaGAGCAATGCTGTGGGAGAACAGCGGCGCAGCGCCACGGGGATGTGAGATTGGAGGCTTGGACCGCGTGGTCTTCGTCATTGCAGCGGGCCTCGCCATGACGGCCATGGCGGCATGGACCAGGGGCTCGGTGCGCTAATCAAAATGATTGGCTGCAATTGATGCAGGCGCCTGGGCGTGAAGGTGAGTCGCTAACCAAGTCATATGCAGGTCTGGTGGTTGTGAGACGAGGCAAGCAGCAGCCGGAGTAGATGACTTTGGTGCATCGATTTTCTAGGCAATATCACAGGTACTAAATTTCTTTCTTGCTATACATATTCTCTGATGTCCCGAGACAGTAAAGTTAGCATCATAGCATGGATAAAGCAAGGAGTAATCTAGAGTATATGGAAAGGTTGTTAAAAAGAACAATATTTTTGGATCTTGACACAACAAAACATGGAAGGCTTGAGATTTTAAACCTGATACATATCAATTGCTGCAGACCAACAGTTATATAAAGTGCATACATAGGAGTGCATACAGTTTTAAAGAAAAACTAAATTACTCTAGTCTTGACCCCCTCCAAAGCGCTGAAATATATGCTCAACCAAATCCGTTTTAAGACGACAATGCATATCTCTATCCTGGATATCTTCTTCTATCCCTAGAGCCCTGGAAAACCCATGTGTCGTGGGCTTTAGGGGGtacccacggccgggtggcggaacgcacccgcctattccccgagggggagtactcgggaaagTGCTAAGGTATTAGGCCGATCaagcttgggggcaagaacgcaagaacacacggatttggagtggttcgggccgccggagcgtaataccctacgtccactggatggtgtattgttc from Panicum virgatum strain AP13 chromosome 9K, P.virgatum_v5, whole genome shotgun sequence encodes:
- the LOC120650059 gene encoding uncharacterized protein LOC120650059 isoform X14 gives rise to the protein MRDPSEKTKWREPNCCRCSKDKMGKVKNSLLNAHHVCCRNWCAVARVKIPRNTILLVSNVTVYPPAMQISWCSFGTSVVSMKRNEKTTSNTLYRKEMVAYGNGFYLAMVDVNERVSGNWSRSKVLLHLICYKAHVASPSFDVPARQLVLLVRQPTGQVQTGGHRAELHSGSLIAA